The following nucleotide sequence is from Zea mays cultivar B73 chromosome 1, Zm-B73-REFERENCE-NAM-5.0, whole genome shotgun sequence.
GAGCTCCCAAGTCTCTTATGTGTGGGTAGACCTAAGGACCATGGGACTAGAGCTCTCTGCTAAGCCTTGGACGTCGCGGTGGTTTGCTCCTCGACTCCAGCCTCCGTGGTCCTCCGGGTCCTCTGGCCCGTCTGTGTATTTCTCGTGTCCACCTTCTCGTGTTCGTCTCTGACCCTTCCCTTTTATAAACCAAGGTGGGGGTCGATTACCGTCTCATTCTCTTAAAAGGAGCTATCGAGCCATGGTAAAATGAGACATTTCACCCCGGTAAATCGTGCTTGTCTCCTTGCGCCCCGGTCGTTTGGGCTTCCGTGGCTGTGTCCTTTATCGCAGGCGTCACGAGCGGCGTGGATCCCTAACGCCATCATTACTGCCCCTGCTCCACGCTGACCCTTGGCGTGGCTCGTCGTATTGTGGGTCCTGTAAATGGCCAGCGTACTGGTTCAATAGGTCATGGGTGCATCACAGGCCGAGTGGctcataggtcatgagtgggaggcgGACCGACTCTCCTACTGTGGCTTAGTGCCAGGCACAGTTAATGCGGTCGATCATTTATGGCGGGTCAGTCTTGGGCTAGGCGAGGAATCCACTCGACTGGCTTCCTCTCAATTCGTTCGCCGCCCTCTGGCTCCGCCTCACCCAACCCCGGGCTCGGTGCCTCAGGGTTTATCTGGAGGCGGGTCCTTCCGGGGTAGACCTTGCCCATGTTCTCCTTCTAACTAATGTGGACCGGTACTCCGGAGACCTTTTCCCCAATACTCTCTCTAACTGTGGGTGTCAAGGGACCGAAGATCCTTTCCCCGACAACGACACTTGCGTTGTTCAACCTGCACCGCCTTTACATCCCACCAGGACCCACATACTACATTTTTTTCTATCATTGATGCTTAACTACATGATGTTGTGTTGGTGTTGAATGATATGAACAACATAGTGAATGTGAACTCTGAGTCGTGAACAATGGAGTGATGACTGTTATGAATTATATTGGTTTTATATTGAATGTATGTCATGAACTATGTTGTGATGTCTATTTTGGTATTTTGCATTGGTACATATGTACATATCAAAATGTAAATATATTGAATAATGTCTCTGGAATAACTTTTAGTATCGGTTATAGTTTAAAACTGATATGAAAGATTATCTTTAGTACCGTTTAAAGACAAGAACCAATAATAAAATATGGTCATTTAGTAATGGTTCAAGTCTATAACCAGTACTAAAAGATTGTTATTTACTACTGATTCAATTCAAGAACTAGCACTAAAAATCCTTTATAGTACCAACTGTTGCAACCAGTACTTAAAGATTGAGGCCTTTAGTTCTGGGTGTCTAGTACTGATTGGGAATCTGGTACTATAATCAGCTCTGTTGGCTTTGATTTGAGGTCAAACACTAGAGATGTACCTCCTGACGGTGCTCTCTGCGGGAGCGTGGATAGTCCACGACTCGGGACTGGATGGTCCACGACCTCACTATAGGAGTGCTCTTTGTGTCacatcggacggtccgcaacagCGTAAAGCGTCTTTCTGACGGTGTGGAACCCTAGAGCTCACCTCCTGGGAGAGACTCCGTTGAGAGGATAGTTCTATGGGTGCTCCTGGGTCGGCAGCCTATCTAGGACGTCCCCATACTACGTAGAGTCGTCAAGGGATTAAGAAAATAGGTCGAAAACGACTGATACTAGACTAATTACTTCTATTCCTAGGGGAAAAGGTAAATTAAATGATATGTAGATTGATTGGATCGATTGTCGTCGTtccaatcggtcgtacccctttgTTTGTATATGGGGGAAGTCTGGACCCTTTCCTTGACGGTTCCCAACAGATTCCCTCGTGATTAACTAATCGGATATAAGCACACACGATATAAGGAATCTCATCTGATCTAATCTAATTGCGGATGGACTCTATCCGTGGACCGTCTGGCGCCGACCCTGTGGGCCTCAGGCCGGCCGAATGGTCGGGCACTTTTGGTGTTCAAAAAGTTCCTCAACTGTATAAATGTGATTACAGCTAGGACCCTCATTTCTTAGTCGCTGATGGGTCGATCTTTTGCATTTGGAAGGAACATAGGTTGTACCACGTACGTTCTCAGCTGTGTACCATCATCTATAgtatctgtttaaaaataatcaACATATACAATAAGCGTGTCTGCGTGTGTATGTATACATATGTTCATCAAAGAATCTAATCGACCTAATAATAACAAAGAACAAACTATTTTCATCTATCTATATAATAATAAGATAAACTGAAGCTGCCCAGTGCTACTGCTGTACTAATAGCTACTACTAGCTCCTCTCATGGGCCGGGGCGCCGGGCGTTGTCGTCATCCATGGCCAAGCCAAGCCAGCCGGCCGGCCGGCCATTTCAGGCTGACGAGCTGATGATGCCGCGTCGGTGCATGGCGCCGTGGAGGACCTGGCGGAAGCGGCCCGCGTCGCAGGGCACCCGCAGCACGCCCGGCTGGCCGTACCCGTACCGCTGCGCCGCCATGTCCAGCAGCTCCGCGACGGAAGGGTCGCTGAGAAGCGTCACCGGCCCCAGCACCCGCTCGCCGACGTCTACCGCGTCGTCGTCCTCGCCGGCGGCCAGCATCGGGACGTGCCCTCTCGGGACCTTCTCCTGCTCGGCCGCGCCCCGGATGGGCGACTGCGactccccgccgccgccgcgcttcTTCTTCCACGACACCATCGCTAGCTGCTGCTGAGAGCGGTGGTTGATATCGATCAGGTCGTCGATCGTCGCTGCTTATTGTTTGTTTGTTGTTTGTTCGTGCGCTGGTGGGTCGTCTCCTCGTCACGTCAAATATGCGGGGTACGGAAGACGAGGATGGTCGAATTTATAGGCTACCGGGGGGGGGGGCACGAATGAGAAACtgccactagtagaaaagagctcaaagcctgcggcacccataaattatcactggtGGTTTCAGTTATCACGCGCCAGTAAAAAAAACAAGGTGGACCCGACttaggaaccgccagtggaaacccattttcactggcggttctgttacaccaaccgccagtggaaatagggtatttccactggcggttggtgtaacagaaccgccagtgaaaatctatttccactgacggttggtgtaacagaaccgccagtgtaaagaccctatttacactggcggttgtgttaagataaccgccagtggaaataggtttccactggcggttttttaaaccaaccgccagtgaactgtctgttataaaaTACCCATCTTCCCcgcgacagtgaactgtatgctcgcagccagcttccattggaggcgattttggaggtccagatttcacaaaaatataagggggggaggttttggtcttcatttcttggaagaaggtggataagaaaggttggtttatgtttctttgtcaatttttgttcattcttgctcaattttagccacattttggatctagggtttcacatgtgagagagaagagtatagataggtaattttctctattttctcaaatgaggttgcataagatggttagtttttgtctattccctctctttttcatgtttagttgcttaatgaatggtgaatgtgttgtatggaagattagtttaattatgtttcaattgttagttattgtttatttttgctcaattttaactacattttgaaactaggctttcaccatatgttaaagataggtttgggtattaatttttttttgtttattagttgctaggaaagtttggcttatgtttcttttgccaaattttgtttatttttcctccattttagccacattttggatatagggtttcaccatgtgttagagataaagtagtttAACTACTTttattggatatagggtttcaccatgtgttttatgttacttttttaccaTGGATATaggtgatggagaggacatcctggatgtataacttatcaaggctagatccatcatacatatccgaggtccataggtttattgatgtcgctacgaaccatgcttggagaacaaagacaaaacacatatattgtccatgcatggactgcaaaaatgctgctgtatttaatgacacagaacaaatcatatctcatctggtatgccgaggatttatgaaggattacacaatttggacaaagcatggagagggtagctcttcgccttatacgactggaaaccctgagaacatcgacgacagatttcagttcgttcacgagacacaccaacctcttccacagagcgaacatgtagtgcaaaatgttactgatcatggttacgctggaggaaatgaacatgatagacctcatgttctgccaagtgttatggatgaggaagatgcagagttgctagaggcaatgttgcgtcgtcatacagatcaatcgatgttcttaatgaaaggtatggagtccctaaagaaggcagcagaagagcctttgtacgacgagtctaagggttgtaccaaagagttcacgacgctccggtctgtgctaaagctgttgatgttaaaagctaaatatggtgtgtctgatgctggcttcgatgcgttcttgagtattatcgcagacatgcttccaaaggagaacaatgtgcctgctaacacgtactatgcaaagaaactaatcagtccgctcactatgggtgtggagaagatccacgcgtgtagaaatcactgtatcctttatcgaggtgatgattataaagacttggagagctgcccaaagtgcggtgcaagtaggtacaagacgaataaagactatcgagaggacgaagagtgtgttgcatccgtgtctaaagggaagaagcgaaagaaagcccaaaaaaagacttcaaaatccacgagcaaagaaaaagaagaagtagactattatgcgctcaaaaagattcctgctttggtgatgtggtacctccccgtcgtcgatcgattgaggtgtttgttcgctaatcctgaggatgccagacttatgagctggcatgcttctgatgagcacaaaaacgatgggaagcttcgacatccagccgatgggaagcagtggcaagatttcaatgacaaccaccgagactttgccgatgaaccgagaaatgttaggttcgcactgagtactgatggaatgaacccatttgctgagaggagcagcaagcatagcacatggccggtgatcctcaccatatacaaccttcctccatggttgatgcagaaacggaagtacattttgctaaccatccttatttctggacctacacaacctggagttgacatggatgtatttttggagcccttaatggaggatatgaaaatattgtgggaaacaggtgttcaaatgttggatgagtatcgtaaaggttcattcacgctgagagcaattctttttgttacgatcaacgattaccctgctctcttcacattatcaggccagtttaagggaaaggttggttgcacagtatgcattgatggaactgcttacgtatcccttgctgcatctaggaagatagtttacatgaggcacagacgctttttattggaaggacacaggtaccgcatgcgaaagatggataagtacttcgacaataatggtgaactacattctactgctccatcgggtaacaatagaggtcatagagtttttgaaatagtcaggaatatcaagtttgttttcgggaagaagacaaaagacggaaaaacaaggaaggatgtcaaaccagcttcgggggctatattcaagaagaagtctattttcttcgagtacttgccttactggaaagagttagatgtgcggcatgcgatcgatggtatgcacgttcagaagaacgtgtttgaaagcataatgggcaccttgctagacataaagggcaaaacaaaagaagggctcaattcacgcatggacttggtagatttaggcataaaaaaggaactacatcccgttcttcaagaaaatgggaagtaccatctcccagcagcaagctacaatctcaatgtagatgagaaacatgcgatgtgtgtttggctcaagaatttgaaagtcccatccggattctgctctagcatacggagtattgtgtcaatgaaagacctgacaatcaccaactacaactcacatgattgccatgtcatgctgactacattcctacctattgccatcagggctataaatcctttgtttttaaagatggcaatcacacggttgtgctactttttcaacaggatttcacaaaaggtaattggccgtgatgagttggcatctcttcaggaattcgcagtggagacaatatcacagtttgagatgtgtttccctccatcgttctttgatattatggtgcaccttgtggtgcacttggtgccacaaatagaggcattgggtcctatgtacttgcatgaaatgtggacgtatgaacgtttcatgtcaatactgaatggctatgtatcaacccgtgctcgtcccgaggcatccatgatagaggggtactgtaccgaagaggccattgagtccggagctccattctgcaatagtatcctaaaagaccaggttgcaataggtctgcctccgtcacgacacgagggtagactgtatggaagcgggaggatgggacggaaatctttcatcccaccggattacgatatagtacttgaggcacatcagagcatcctacatcagctaacaataatggagccatttatccaacaacacatcaatgagcttcgcgagcaaaatcctgggcatacggatgattgggtaatgaagcaacataagcagcggttcaacacatggctaatggtgaaggacattccacgtggagaaacaatagaagaacaaaccatcaagggcttggcatctggaccatcacgccaggtcacaacatggcaaacctatgacattagtggattcacattttgtaccaagtccaaggacaaaaagagcatgtcacaaaacagtggtgttcgatgcgaagccatagatgatgaaactggtgagattattacatattttggctttattgaggacatatgggaactagactatggtacatttcagatctcggttttccgatgtcaatgggttgaagacaaacatgtcacggtagacaactatggggtcagatttcttgatctaagtaaggtaggttacaaagatgacccatggatccttgctaatcgtgctgcacaggtcttctatgctgaacatatcatttctaacaatgagaagaaaagcaccgacaaaccgaagcatgtagtttttcctggaaaacaacaagctataggagttgatggtgtatctgatttagaggattttaaccagttcaatgacatgtctcttttcatagaccatccaaccaagataaggaacgttgagcgaagcatcccacgcaattcgatgccctgggtacgccacgatggacaaggcagaacaatagctccctagattatatagttgtcatgtaattgattattgttaggacatgtcatgtaattgattattgttagcgacaaaccgaagcatgtaattttacacgactttctagagaggagagagagaggatagagagagagaggagagagagaggatagagagagaggagagagaggagagagagaggagagagagaggagagagagaggatagagagagagagaggatagagaggagagagagaggatagagagagaggatagagaggagagagagaggagagagagaggagagagagaggagagagagagaggagagagaggacagagagaggagagagagaggagagagagaggagagagagaggagagagagaggatagagaggagagagagaggatagagagagagagaggatagagaggagagagagaggagagagagaggatagagagagagaggagctagagagaggagagagagaggagagagagaggatagagagagagaggagctagagagaggagctagagagaggagctagagagaggatagagagagagaggatagagagaggatagagagagagaggagagagaggagagagagaggatagagagaggatagaggagagagaggagctagggagaggagagagagagggaagagagaggagggagagggaagagagaggagagagaggggagagagagagaagtaatataaatatatatatattatgtatactaaatatatatatttatatatttaatatgtacaaaaatttatatacttaatgtatgaatatacaataaaaaataatatactaaaaacatttctactggcggttgacaatgaaaaccgccagtagaaatcatttctactggcggttgtcatagagaaccgccagtagaaatggcctccacagtctgtggatggcatttctactggcggttctctatgacaaccgccagtagaaatgatttctactggcggttttcattgtcaaccgccagtagaaatatctcctatataaaggagcgcgcgcggggccgaaaTTTTCGCTAAGTCTTTTGGCGCCCTGTCTTTTACACtcccgccgtcaggctgccgaattttcgccccggcgatcttcctccgtgcgccgccgtcgtccacaccgtcgtccacgccgtcgtccccgcgccgtaggtgagttcttctctctctctctctccctttcttcgttcgctcgggctcggtctaggagtgagagggaagagagaggagggcgcgcgcgccgccgccgccgcgcgcacgcgggcgccgccgccgtctctgcatagagtgagagagaggaggggcgcgccgccgccgccgagagggaggaagagagaggaaggagagggagagggaagagagaggagggagagggagagagatacagggagggagaggagggtgagagagagagaggagggagaggagagagatagagagagggagagagatagagggagaggagagagatagagggagggagaggagggtgagagagagagaggagggagaggagagagatagagagagggagagagatagagggagggagaggagggtgagagagagagaggagggagaggagagagatagagagagggagagagatagagggagaggagatagatagagggagggagaggagggtgagagagagagagaggagggagaggagagagatagttagaggagggagaggagagagaggagggagacatatgtgtgttcatatgtgttcatatgtgttcaaatgtatgtgttcaatatatatgtgtgttcatatgtgttcaaatgtatgtgttcaatatatatgtgtgttcatatgtgttcaaatgtatgttcaatatatacattgtaattttatccgtcacaactcgataatatacaTATCCGATTCGATCCGAATTCGATCTAaactcgataatttccgtacgactctccctctctccctctctatacgtcctatgcgactctccctctctccctctc
It contains:
- the LOC103645514 gene encoding auxin-responsive protein SAUR40 yields the protein MVSWKKKRGGGGESQSPIRGAAEQEKVPRGHVPMLAAGEDDDAVDVGERVLGPVTLLSDPSVAELLDMAAQRYGYGQPGVLRVPCDAGRFRQVLHGAMHRRGIISSSA